In Tachyglossus aculeatus isolate mTacAcu1 chromosome 10, mTacAcu1.pri, whole genome shotgun sequence, the following proteins share a genomic window:
- the LSM8 gene encoding LSM8 homolog, U6 small nuclear RNA associated has translation MTSALENFINRTVAVITSDGRMIVGTLKGFDQTINLILDESHERVFSSSQGVEQVVLGLYIVRGDNVAVIGEIDEETDSALDLGNIRAEPLNSVAH, from the exons ATGACGTCCGCCCTGGAGAACTTTATCAACC GTACCGTCGCAGTGATTACGTCTGATGGGAGAATGAttgtg GGAACCCTGAAAGGTTTCGATCAGACCATCAACCTGATTTTAGATGAAAGCCATGAACGGGTCTTCAGCTCTTCCCAAGGAGTAGAACAAGTGGTCCTCGGGCTGTACATCGTAAGAGGAGACAATGT TGCAGTCATCGGAGAAATCGATGAAGAAACAGACTCCGCTCTCGACTTGGGAAATATACGAGCAGAACCGTTGAACTCTGTCGCAcactga